In a single window of the Natronosalvus caseinilyticus genome:
- a CDS encoding ATP-dependent helicase yields the protein MATTETDADAEAGAHVTRLFGGPGSGKTTALLDHVEEILEADDVTFRDILVVSYTRAAAQEIRERLAERLDESPRALQGNVCTMHAKAYNLLDLSRGDVIGEKDKEEFCEDYGLEYEDEYSGAGRRTARSTTIGNKIIATSQWLQRTRREVADWYDVPFQWDVEEVRLPPEIDPNAQEGNKYTPTWPSDDDRIDVPEAIRAWRNYKGQEGKIGFADMLERVKQRSLVPNVDYLIIDEFQDITTLQYDVYEEWKPHVERVLIAGDDDQVVYSWQGADPALLLEEEVDEDVILPNSYRLPSNVLNAVNQEIRHIEVRQDKDLNPRKEGGLVEAYQNRSMLDLVRMVRQTLVEDDGTIMLLFRARYQMFQFIDEFITEGIPFTALTDQRMWTDRLTQYVRAIEAIDADEDVTGLQARRLADMLMDSAFGTNERDALFDEIDERQEEAGIDNLEELMIPVDVIRDYAPFLPDPASASDMVRKVTNFQKKSIKAYFAIGTYQGMATDQVRVGTIHSAKGREADHVFVGTDLTEKVVEQMVATVDDPEDVPGVEEFTKTSSPVPVLTDNERRVFYVGMSRARERLVLLENLVDGAPTLSIDVLLNNRQTGADLEELVEQAQLSEAERLDGESEVDADAEADVDVDEAEVEAP from the coding sequence GGCCGCCCAGGAGATTCGAGAACGGCTGGCCGAGCGCCTCGACGAGAGTCCACGCGCCCTCCAGGGCAACGTCTGTACGATGCACGCCAAGGCGTACAACCTGCTCGACCTCTCTCGTGGTGACGTCATCGGCGAGAAGGACAAAGAGGAGTTCTGCGAGGACTACGGACTCGAGTACGAGGACGAGTACAGCGGCGCCGGACGGCGTACCGCACGGTCGACGACCATCGGGAACAAGATCATTGCGACGAGTCAGTGGCTCCAGCGCACCCGTCGGGAGGTCGCCGACTGGTACGACGTGCCGTTCCAGTGGGACGTCGAGGAGGTTCGACTCCCGCCCGAAATCGACCCGAACGCCCAGGAGGGGAACAAGTACACGCCGACGTGGCCCTCCGACGACGACCGGATCGACGTCCCCGAGGCGATCCGCGCCTGGCGCAACTACAAGGGACAGGAAGGCAAGATCGGGTTCGCGGACATGCTCGAGCGGGTGAAACAGCGCTCGCTCGTCCCGAACGTCGACTACCTGATCATCGACGAGTTCCAGGACATCACGACCTTGCAGTACGACGTCTACGAGGAGTGGAAACCCCACGTCGAGCGCGTCCTGATCGCCGGTGACGACGACCAGGTCGTCTACTCCTGGCAGGGAGCCGACCCCGCGCTCTTGCTCGAGGAGGAGGTCGACGAGGACGTCATCCTCCCGAACTCCTACCGGCTACCGTCGAACGTGCTCAACGCGGTCAACCAGGAGATTCGCCACATCGAGGTTCGCCAGGACAAGGACCTCAACCCACGCAAGGAGGGTGGCCTCGTCGAGGCCTACCAGAACCGGTCGATGCTCGATCTGGTGCGGATGGTCCGCCAGACGCTGGTCGAGGACGACGGGACGATCATGCTGCTCTTCCGAGCGCGCTACCAGATGTTCCAGTTCATCGACGAGTTCATCACCGAGGGGATCCCCTTTACCGCGCTGACCGACCAGCGCATGTGGACCGATCGACTGACCCAGTACGTCCGCGCCATCGAGGCCATCGACGCGGACGAAGACGTCACGGGCCTGCAGGCCCGGCGTCTCGCCGACATGCTCATGGACTCGGCGTTCGGCACCAATGAGCGCGACGCCCTCTTCGACGAGATCGACGAGCGTCAGGAAGAGGCGGGCATCGACAACCTCGAGGAACTCATGATCCCGGTCGACGTGATCAGAGACTACGCCCCGTTCCTCCCCGATCCGGCCTCGGCCTCGGACATGGTTCGGAAGGTGACGAACTTCCAGAAGAAGTCGATCAAGGCCTACTTCGCCATCGGCACCTACCAGGGGATGGCCACCGATCAGGTCCGCGTCGGCACGATCCACTCAGCGAAAGGGCGCGAGGCCGACCACGTCTTCGTCGGCACCGACCTCACCGAGAAAGTGGTCGAGCAGATGGTTGCCACGGTCGACGACCCCGAGGACGTCCCCGGCGTCGAGGAGTTCACCAAGACCAGTTCGCCCGTGCCCGTCCTGACGGACAACGAGCGCCGCGTCTTCTACGTCGGCATGTCCCGCGCCCGGGAACGCCTCGTCCTCCTCGAGAACCTCGTCGACGGTGCACCGACGCTCTCGATCGACGTCCTGCTCAACAATCGCCAAACTGGGGCCGACCTCGAGGAACTCGTCGAGCAGGCCCAGCTGTCAGAGGCGGAGCGACTCGACGGCGAAAGTGAGGTCGACGCAGACGCCGAAGCCGACGTCGACGTCGACGAAGCCGAAGTCGAAGCGCCGTGA
- a CDS encoding M24 family metallopeptidase, whose translation MTERASHPTATDEAIRTRVRDTIRTRLEDESARAFVHCGPVRDPLIRYCLLAGINGARESDANSNASTLATANGRAKHADSTPTANALTTNAPTATGTTVAIAVDREHEPEREHWYLETATRKQRANGATHPAEAVAKAISETHGDGESGERVLTPATILHDAACYLERAGFILASSDVLSTLRTTKDNFELAALERAQTAARDGLERARSMLATATVVRGDGDSEAKCDGLRTRTRTETGTKTETGTHSLELRAEVEVEGEGEDRVEGEGRSESESNPLTPADISSAVDQAVLDAGCRPVSTTVTGDDRLAADRPIEIDALVRTPSGYHGRLVRTLVVDPDGGAERRAHVALTHAFRSVRTMASASEHTVSALEADLEAEIRAFGFGESDAIDVQVTGIGLEPRERPIGSGESVAVGTTICVDAAVGTDAGRVRLADVLVRTEDDAQWLSPASWSMRPSNE comes from the coding sequence GTGACCGAACGGGCATCACACCCGACGGCAACCGACGAGGCGATACGAACGCGGGTGAGAGACACTATTCGAACGCGCCTCGAGGACGAATCGGCGAGGGCGTTCGTTCATTGCGGTCCGGTTCGCGATCCGTTGATCCGGTACTGTCTACTTGCCGGCATCAACGGCGCTCGGGAATCGGACGCGAACTCGAATGCGAGCACGCTCGCGACCGCGAACGGGAGGGCGAAGCATGCCGATTCGACGCCAACAGCGAACGCGCTGACAACGAACGCGCCGACCGCCACCGGAACGACAGTCGCGATCGCTGTCGACCGCGAGCACGAGCCCGAACGCGAGCACTGGTACCTCGAGACGGCGACCCGAAAACAGCGGGCGAACGGAGCGACCCACCCCGCGGAAGCCGTGGCGAAGGCGATTTCGGAGACACACGGAGACGGCGAGAGTGGCGAACGCGTCCTAACACCGGCCACGATACTACACGACGCCGCCTGCTACCTCGAACGGGCCGGATTCATCCTCGCCTCGAGCGACGTCCTGTCGACGCTTCGAACGACCAAAGACAACTTCGAACTGGCGGCGCTCGAGCGCGCCCAGACGGCCGCTCGCGACGGCCTCGAGCGAGCGAGGTCGATGCTGGCGACGGCGACGGTCGTGAGGGGTGATGGTGATTCCGAGGCGAAATGCGACGGCCTGCGAACGCGAACGCGAACGGAAACGGGAACGAAAACGGAAACAGGAACACACTCGCTCGAGCTCAGGGCCGAAGTCGAGGTCGAGGGTGAAGGCGAGGATAGGGTCGAAGGAGAAGGTAGAAGCGAGAGTGAAAGTAACCCCCTCACACCAGCCGACATCTCTAGCGCCGTCGACCAGGCCGTTCTCGACGCCGGATGCCGACCGGTGTCGACGACCGTGACGGGCGACGATCGGCTAGCGGCCGACCGACCGATCGAAATCGATGCCCTGGTTCGGACGCCGTCGGGCTACCACGGCCGCCTCGTTCGAACCCTCGTCGTCGATCCAGACGGCGGAGCCGAACGGCGAGCACACGTCGCGCTCACCCACGCCTTCCGGTCGGTTCGGACGATGGCCAGCGCCAGCGAGCACACGGTCTCAGCCCTCGAGGCCGACCTCGAGGCGGAAATTCGCGCGTTCGGGTTCGGCGAGTCGGACGCGATCGACGTTCAGGTGACGGGGATCGGACTCGAGCCTCGAGAGCGGCCGATCGGCAGCGGTGAGTCAGTCGCCGTCGGGACCACGATCTGTGTCGATGCGGCGGTGGGGACGGACGCCGGACGCGTTCGCCTCGCGGACGTTCTGGTTCGAACCGAAGACGACGCACAGTGGCTCTCGCCGGCCTCGTGGTCGATGCGGCCCTCGAACGAGTAG
- a CDS encoding PaaI family thioesterase, protein MTASYDDIAAVLQGYIDENHEFLSWLGTTVEDVAEGRMTMAIPYDEKLTNTRPSRADGSDRRPDIHGGVAATLVDTVGGLVFHTTFEKPLEAGSATINLNVNYLRPATGDLEATAEIVRAGSSVGVSEVTVASTTPDGETREVATGQGSYRLFRPE, encoded by the coding sequence ATGACCGCGTCCTACGACGACATCGCCGCCGTTCTACAGGGATACATCGACGAGAACCACGAGTTCCTCTCGTGGCTAGGAACGACGGTCGAGGACGTCGCCGAGGGGCGGATGACCATGGCCATCCCCTACGACGAGAAGCTGACGAACACGCGCCCGTCGCGGGCCGACGGAAGCGATCGCCGTCCGGACATCCACGGCGGCGTCGCCGCGACGCTCGTCGACACCGTCGGTGGCCTCGTCTTTCACACCACCTTCGAGAAACCCCTCGAGGCGGGTTCGGCGACCATCAATCTCAACGTGAACTACCTCCGGCCGGCGACCGGCGACCTCGAGGCGACGGCGGAGATCGTCAGAGCGGGAAGCAGCGTCGGCGTGAGCGAGGTGACCGTCGCGAGCACGACGCCGGACGGGGAGACGCGAGAAGTCGCGACCGGACAGGGATCCTATCGGCTCTTTCGGCCGGAGTGA
- a CDS encoding PAS domain S-box protein: MRIVSKLVSRIGGRRTILYLGGFYVVAAAGFPLTYAFELRLLDDVITISILSGLAGLTLLYGGYQLPSTDIRPDAYESVAKWCLRAIGMILAILLFIHVVSGLSDVVANLLILTSLAATAGLGMGYHDGRAKTRTLDARERRREAERYSQELERYKTIVETVNDGIFVVDDDGYFLLVNDTYAEMVGYSRDELVGSHSSMLIEDSDADPEVLMERAKRDVEDESDDRLSYEMALETASGETVDVEWTISPLPGENGDRDLAGVVRDVTERNRRKRQLEKQNERLESFAGMVAHELRNPVSIGQIYSRELSADENPEAHAYVTEAFDRIEDIIEIMLVLTQGRSVHAERTPMELAAVAHEAWDEIDGGEATIDIATDRTAVIDETYVQHLFRNLFENAIEHGGSDVTITVGNLPTGFYVADDGVGITESEREEIFKTGYTTAGDHGGMGLGLTFVQELVDAYGWKCSVTDSESGGARFEFENVTEVEPVTN; this comes from the coding sequence ATGCGAATCGTTTCCAAACTGGTCTCCAGGATCGGCGGTCGGCGGACAATCCTGTATCTCGGCGGTTTCTACGTGGTGGCCGCCGCCGGATTTCCGCTGACGTACGCCTTCGAGCTACGATTGCTCGACGACGTGATCACCATCTCGATTCTGTCAGGATTGGCCGGATTGACCCTTCTCTACGGCGGGTACCAGTTACCGAGCACCGATATCAGGCCCGACGCGTACGAGAGCGTGGCCAAATGGTGTCTTCGCGCGATCGGGATGATACTCGCTATCTTGCTGTTCATCCACGTCGTTTCGGGTCTCAGCGACGTCGTCGCGAACCTCCTCATCCTCACGTCGCTCGCCGCGACAGCCGGTCTCGGGATGGGATACCACGATGGACGGGCGAAGACCCGAACGCTGGACGCGCGGGAACGCCGACGCGAAGCCGAACGCTACAGCCAGGAACTCGAGCGCTACAAGACGATCGTCGAGACCGTCAACGACGGCATCTTCGTCGTCGACGACGACGGGTACTTCCTGCTGGTCAACGACACCTACGCCGAGATGGTCGGGTACTCGCGCGACGAACTCGTTGGGTCGCACTCCTCGATGCTCATAGAGGACTCGGACGCGGACCCGGAGGTCCTGATGGAACGGGCGAAGCGGGACGTCGAGGACGAATCGGACGACCGACTCTCCTACGAGATGGCGCTCGAGACTGCCTCCGGCGAGACGGTCGACGTCGAGTGGACGATTTCACCGCTTCCGGGCGAGAACGGCGACCGGGACCTCGCCGGCGTCGTCCGCGACGTCACCGAACGGAACCGCCGGAAACGACAACTCGAGAAACAGAACGAACGCCTCGAGAGCTTCGCGGGGATGGTCGCTCACGAGCTTCGCAACCCCGTCTCGATCGGACAGATCTACAGCCGCGAGCTTTCGGCAGACGAGAATCCGGAGGCACACGCCTACGTCACCGAGGCCTTCGACCGTATTGAAGACATCATCGAGATCATGCTCGTGCTCACCCAGGGACGAAGCGTCCACGCCGAGCGCACGCCCATGGAACTCGCGGCGGTCGCCCACGAGGCCTGGGACGAAATCGATGGCGGTGAGGCGACCATCGACATTGCGACCGACCGGACGGCGGTAATCGACGAGACGTACGTCCAGCACCTCTTTCGCAACCTCTTCGAAAACGCCATCGAACACGGCGGTAGCGACGTCACGATTACGGTCGGCAATCTCCCGACCGGGTTTTACGTCGCCGACGACGGGGTCGGCATCACCGAAAGCGAGCGCGAGGAAATCTTCAAGACGGGGTACACGACGGCCGGCGACCACGGTGGGATGGGCCTCGGGCTCACGTTCGTCCAGGAACTGGTCGACGCCTACGGCTGGAAGTGTTCAGTGACCGACAGCGAATCCGGCGGCGCTCGATTCGAGTTCGAGAACGTCACTGAGGTCGAGCCCGTCACCAACTGA